The Rattus rattus isolate New Zealand chromosome 8, Rrattus_CSIRO_v1, whole genome shotgun sequence genome contains the following window.
CCAGTCTGGTATACATTACAAAGTATTAAACCGGCGTAAGGGCCCTGCTGTATGGGGACTGAGAGCGCAAATTGATCGGaaactttataaacaaaacatGCAGGTGAGCACGGGTGAGACCAGGAGGGATTGTGGGCTTCTCCAGCGGCTCTGTCAACTGGCATTCTCTCTTGACAGAAAGAAATCCTGAGTACACCCTTGCTCACTGTTCAGGAGGGAGCTGTGGAAGATCTAGTTCTTGCAGAGCCAGAGCCTGGATATGGGGGGAAGTCCAGGGTCAGAGGCGTTGTTTTGGGTATGTACTGGCTAATACCAGCAAATCAAACTCTGTGAGAAACTTACTCTAGAGGAGAGTATGTAAGTGTTTTTGCTATTCCAGGAAAGTCTGGTTTTTGATGCCTGGAtaagaaaattatgtaaataatcTCTTATCTCTTCATTTTGACCATCATGAATCTCAGCCAAATTCTAGGTTCATTAATACTATTTTAGTGTAAGACTCCAGGGCcatttgtgtcttttatccagcTTCTTCTGTCAAATTTGTTCctatatttgttcattttctctgtgaAGTACACGTGTGTGATTAGAGGGCAACTTTTGAGAGACCATTCCCTGTGCTCAACACGTAGGTATGAGTGATGGAATTCCGGTCTGAGCCATCCCAACCATGCTCCCCAACCCAACACacactttaaatatatttctctcCCATACGTCCtggactggcctcgaactcacagtaTAGCCAAGAATGACTTTCAGCTTctgattcacctgcctctacctcctaagtgctgggattctaggcaggtgccaTCATGTCTAATTTATatagtgctagggattgaatttaTATAGTGCTAGGCTTGTATGTTAGGCAAACCCTCTATCAACTAAGCTACATCACCCACCCCTACTTTCCTGTCTTAtttaaggttactattgctgagatgaaacaccatgacgaaaggcaagttggggaggaaaggattgaTTTAGCTTAATATCCTGAATCACAGTCCACTGAAGGAAGCCAAAACAGGAGTTTAAACTGAGccagaacctggaagcaggagctgatgccgagagcacagaggagtgctgcttactggctggctctgcttgctctcttacagaacccaggaccaccagcccaggcgtggccccacccacaatgggctgggcgctgggccctcccacattaatagctaatttaaaaaatgttctacaGACTTGGCCAcagcccagtcttatggaggcGGTTTCCAAATTGGGGTTCTGGCCTCTCAGAATACTCTCGCCAGTGTTAGGTTGTCATAACAATTAGGCAGCATTGTTCCTCAGCCTCAGTTTTTCTGCTTCTCTAATTTCTGActaatttcttctcttccctctgtcaCTTACCATTCTTCCAGCTACTCTCTAGcattcagaaagaaattaaactttttttttttttttttgagtcaggtctTCTTGTGTAATcaaggctggccccaaattcacacaaatccacctgcttctaattcccagctgctgggattaaaggtgtgcaccacacatggcccgttttatacatttttaaaattcttttaggTTTCGGACAATTTCAGAAGGGAGAAGGAATCATGTCATGTTTAGCTGAAATTCTAAAATCAGTTAGTTTTTGAACGACTCACTAAGTGAGCATTCCTGTGTGATTTTCCAAGTTGGTGATGATTCATCATGGTTCCCCTGCCATACTTCATAGATTCTTGAGATTCATGCCATCTAGAGTGTTTCTGCAGATTTaggtatgtacacatatgtgtagtgATTAGAGGTCAGAATTCGGTGTCTtctacacttatttatttttctgcttattttttttttttttttttttggttcttttttttgagactgggacccgaacccagggccttttacTTCCTAGGTAAGGCTCTaccggagctaaatccccagcccttttctgcttattttttaCACTACTGGGGACATGTCTGGCACactcacagaagtcagagaacagcaaGTAGGAGACATTTcgctccttccaccttgtgggtttCGGGGACCAAAGGCAGGTCACCAGGCTTCTTAGCAAGTTCCTTTTTGTCTAATGAGCCATGTCACAAGGCTCGCAAGTGGCTTACCAGTCTGGCTGCTCTGTCTCCGTCTTTCCAGTCACAGGCGCTGAGCACTGTGGCCTACACATAAGTTTCCTATTCATTTGAAGTTCTTTGTCTTGAGAGCCAGATAAGGAGGTGTTGATAAAGGCACAAGCTTTCATTATAAGCTGGGTGCTTTTAGGGATGTAATGTGTAGAGTGGTAACTGTCGTTGATAATAGAATGTTGCaccctgaggttttttttttttttttttttcaaaaatatttttttaaagatttattcatttattatatataagtacactgtagctgtcttcagatacaccagaagagggcatcggatctctttacagatggttgtgagccaccatgtggttgctgggaattaaactcaggacctctggaagagcagttgggtgctcttaaccactgagccatctctccagccccttttttttcaaaaatatttttttaaaccctGAGGTTTTTCTAAGTAGGATTATGGGGCTCATTATACGAGGTGGACCTATAACCCCATGATAGTCATCATAAATATGTACTGTTTTTGTTTACTAATACTTTAATAACTAATTTATattgaaattgtattttattgctgggcagtggtggtgcaatcctttaatctcagcgctcaggaagcagaggcaggtggatctttgtgagctcCAGAATAGCCATAGCCACAgctctacatagagagatcctatctaaaagaaagaaagaaagaaagaaagaaagaaagaaagaaagaaagaaagaaagaaaacacatatacatacatacttattgATGAAAAGTAAATTTGTTCATGCttcaataaagtttttaaaaataactacaaaaattttcaaatttctagAGACAGGaagtttttctgtaattttttttttgcaggggcagggaggttggtttttttgtttttgttgtttgtttgttgagacaaggtttctctgtatagccctggctgttctagaactcactctgtaaatcaggctggccttaaactcatagacattcacctgcttctccctcccaagcactgggactaaaggtgtgtatcaGCACGGCCTGgctctgaagttctttcttttttctttttttctttttttttttttctttttttcggagctggggaccaaacccagggccttgtgcttgctaggcaagcgctctaccactgagctaaatccccaaccccctgaagtTCTGATATAAAGTACTtacattctattttcttctgtaGAATTGTTTGTTGTTCATTTAAATACATACAAAACCATtttgaaacaatgagaaaaatatttcactGGTTTTTTTCTTACTCATTTAGCTGATGGAAGTACAATTCATGCAGAGAGTGTAATCCTGACTACTGGGACCTTTCTGAGAGGCACGGTCATCATTGGATTGGAGGTGCATCCTGCAGGACGTTTGGGGGATCAGCCCTCTATAGGGTTGGCTCAGACTCTGGAGAAATTGGGGTTTATGGTAGGAAGACTAAAGACTGGGACTCCACCCCGACTTGCCAAAGAGTCCATTAATTTCAGCATTCTACACGAGCACACAGCAGATAACCCACCCATCCCATTCAGCTTTCTCAGTGACAGTGTGTGGATCAAGGTAAGACAATTAGGAAAGCCTAGTTTGATGGCTGATGCTAGCTTCTCACGGCAGAACatactctgtctgtctttctcctctctttgctgtccttttaaatttttgctttgtttttatttatggatCTGTTAGCTAAGTTAGCAGTTGGGTCTTTTCGTATATGTTCTTACATTTTATTGCTTTATATAAATTACTTTactgccttagttacttttctattgctaagataagacactgtgaccaaggcaacttacagaaggaacaGTTTGTTGGGAGCTCACAGGTCcacagggtgagtccatgactatcatggtagggaacatggcagcaggcatggcGCTGACTGGAGCAAAGGTTAGAgcgtaaatctttttttttcccggagctgaggaccgaacccagggccttgcacttgctaggcaagcgctctaccactgagctaaatccccaaccccagtgtgtagcccaagctggcctcgaactcgtaatcctcctgcctctgcctccttcagcaaatcctaccagcgtgcgccaccacaaccagcttattaatttttttttctttttttcggagctggggaccgaacccagggccttgcgcttgctaggcaagcgctctaccgctgagctaaatccccaacccctaatttttatttatgagtacagtgtagctgttttgagatgcaccagaagagggcatcagacctcattacagatggttgtgagccaccatgtggttgctgggaattgatctcaggacctcaggaagagcagtcagtgctcttaactgccccTTAAATCTTTATCTAACAAAcctgcaggggggagggggaggggagttgagcaAGCAAGCTAATTGGAAATGTCTCTAGTCCTTTGAAACGTCTAAGCCTATGCTTAgtgacacaccccctccaacaaagccattcttcctaatctttctaaaacagttccaccaactagggactcATATAGGAGCCATTATCCATTTAAAAAGCCACATAAAAAGCCTTTTTGAAACTATTTCAGATTTACAGAGTAGAAGAgcagactgggggtggggtgctatTTAGCTCAGCAGGCAGCACCTGCTgctaagcctgaagacctggattcagtccccgggacccatgtggtggaactCCCAagagttgttctctggcctccaaacacatgctgtggcatgtatggatgcacacatatatacatataagcccttgtataaaaatgtaacaaaaaactGCAAGGTTACTATGACAAAATCCTTTTTAATCaaaaaatttaagattttatttttattttatgtatatcagtTTCCCCTGAAAGTATGTTTGAAGTCACACAGTGAGAGTATTTTACCACTGCCTCATAAAGTGTGTATATAAGTGCACATTTATTGCCTAGTACAGTAAAATgcccatttctcttttttttctttttttcttttttttttttttttttttttttccagagctggggaccaacccagggccttgcgctaggcaagaactctaccactgagctaaatccccaaccccgcccatTTCTCGTTATGGAACATTTGGTATTAAGTTGCATAGATTGTGAGCCTTCTCTAAATAATTCAATCTGAACCTCAACTAAACACAGATGTCCTGTAATACAGATGCAGTGCAGTGTTGAAAGTTGAGGACTGTCATACTGATCCAATGCTGTTATCTAATAGGAAGTCCCTAGCCAGAGTCTACTGATTCCCTGGTGTCACCCCAAGTCACCCCATCCCAACCTAGGTCTGTATTTGCATTTGTTTTCACgtttatttgtaaatttatttctgtgtttgtttgcacGTGGTACACGCTTGTGGAAGTCAGACAGCAGCTTTCAGGGATCAGTTCTGTCCTTCTACACATGTATCCTAGAGACTAGTCaggtcaggtttggcagcaggtGAGCCTAGGGCTTTCACATATGAGATGAGTACTGAGTCACTGAGATGCACTCCCCATCCTGTCCTTTAAACAGAAGAAGTAAGTAGAGGGTATGTTTAGAATGAAGGATTAAGGGCTGGAGATATGCCGTACTAAAAcatcaaattttttttctttttttgatgttttcaagggagtgtttttctgtgtagttctggttgtcctgaaactctagaccaggctggcctcaaactcagagatctatctacctctgtctcctgagtactgggattaaagtcatggcCACCACTGTGCAGCTGGTTCTCTGATTCTCTAAGGGATGGTTCAAGCTATTGGCTTAAAACTGTTAAGTAGTATATTTCAGTTAGCAtaggccaccaccacctggctaaacATCATTTCATAATGTTATCTGATGCTCAGATTTTCCCAACTTTCCTCAAACATACTTACttctatttgtatgtatgtgtgttttctcccCCCTACCCCTtggcttctctctcccactccctcaccTATGTCCTATGACTTGCTAGTGGTGGACAACTGGTGGGAGttgtctccctctctgtggaAACTCGAGAGTGTCCTGCATCATCCCTTGGATGTGTTTCTTGcagtagatttattttaaatactttaagaTTGACCAAGAGAGAAGTGCCCACATTACACTAGAGGCTGTTTTACATCTGTTGCCCCTGTCCCCAGTATTTACATATAGAAGAAGTTAAGTCATTTCCCCCCAGAACCTCCTGTATCCTAGATTTATCTGATTATTGCCTGTACCTTGTTTTCCCAGAAACTGATAATTAGActcagaaacttctttttttttttggttcttttttttcggagctggggaccgaacccagggccttgcgcttcctaggcaagcactctaccactgagctaaatccccaaccccatgaaactTCTTATATTTAGGGCCATCTGTGGGGCTATATGTTTGTTTCTGGCAGGAACATTTAATTATGTACACCCTTGCTGTGTGTTAGAGTAAGTCAGTATCGTGTAGGATTTATTTGAATGAGAGGCAATTCAGTAAGGAAAGGAGCAAGATGATGCTCTGTGCTGCCCGTGGTGGCCCACGTGCAGTCACAGCAGTCAGGAGCCAGGCAAGAGAACCAGAGCTTAGGATAGCCTCTctccagagttcaaggccagctaggctGCTAGGGACCCAGTCTCAAACAGCGGCTGGGGGAAGTCTGCAGTGTGACTATCTGCTTGCCGTCTTCTAGCCGGAAGATCAGCTGCCATGTTACTTGACTCACACCAACCCCAGAGTGGATGAGCTCGTCCTTGAGAACCTTCACCTGAATAGCCATGTTAAAGAAACTACCAGAGGGCCCCGGTAAGGACAGAAGTGAGTGCTTAATCACGTTAAGGAATGAGGGAAACTTTTTCTGTCAtcaaatttactttaaatttcaaCATCTTATTCTAGATACTGTCCCTCTATTGAATCAAAGGTTTTACGTTTTCCAAACCGTCTGCATCAGGTTTGGTTGGAACCTGAAGGAATGGATTCTGATCTCATCTACCCACAAGGGTTGTCTGTTACACTGCCAGCCGAGTTACAGGAGAAAATGATAACATGCATCAGAGGCTTGGAGAAAGCCAAAATGGTCCATCCAGGTAAAGAGGGTCCAGATGCCCGTCAGTATAAGCAGTGAGGAGGTCTTGGCTACTTCCATTGTTGCTTAACACTCCATaaagtagcccaagctggcctggggtataatcctggcacttgggaagctAAAACAGGAAGCTATCTGCAAGTTTGAGGCGCGtgtggctacatagcaagaccctgagTCAACATATGTAAAATAGATGTAGCCCAGCATCTGTCCGTCTGATGTACTTTGAATTCCCTCCTTGAGCCAAGTGCAGCTGTTTTGACTCACCTTGTGCTCTTATTCTTGGTCAGGCTACGGTGTTCAGTACGATTATTTAGATCCCCGTCAGATCAGTCCTTCCCTCGAGACGCATTTGGTTCAGCGGTTGTTCTTTGCTGGACAAATAAATGGAACCACAGGCTACGAGGAAGCTGCAGCTCAGGTGAGATTTGTTTTACTTaagactgggtctctctctctatgtagtcttggctgtcaaGCTCACCATGTAAACTAGGCCCACTtgaaactctcagagatctacctgcctctgcctcccaagtgctaggattaaaagcataagCCACCATTTCCACCCAGTTCCAGGGAAGAGTTTATTCAGATGCTACTCTAAACAAAAAGACCATTTTATTAGTGTTTATTTCTTATTGTCTGTTGtatttattatacagatcttAGATACAACAATATTTCAGACTAAGTGGAGATAGTTGTTGTATATAacatacttgttttgttttgaaatagggccttgatatgtagcccagactcatcttttattttgtttgttttttcagatagGGACTCatatagccaaggctgacttTGAAAATTCAGTCCCACTTTCACCTTCCTACTACTGAGatcaaaagcatgcaccaccactcccagctcaaactgctgatctttctgcttcaccTCCCTAGGACTAGAATTGCAAGCATGTGTGCCATGTTGCCCATCTTGTGGGAGATGATTTTGAAAGAACTTACAGCTAGTTTCTGAATCCCTAGATATGCTAGCATGTTGTGAAAATATGGAATTGCTTCTAAAGTATGAAAAAGACAGATTCTTTGAAGATATCTGAAAATTATCATACTGTTAATACTATTCTGGCATTCTGTGTTGtgcgtgtgcatttgtgcatgttgAGGTCAGAAAAGCATTAGATAGTTGCTTTTCTCAAGTGTTCctcaccttattttattttatatgtatgggtgttatGTCTACATgtttatctgtgtaccacatgtgtgcctagtgcttATGGAGGTCAGAACATGGccttagatcccctggaactagagatgcagatggttatgagccaccatatggatgctaGGGATTAAATCAAAAGCAGccactctttcccactttcagaACCAGTTCTCTAGCTGCCTTCCTTTTCAGTACATATGGAGTATGGGGTGTGGTATGAGCACATGAATGTGCTATAactccctagagctggagttataggtgactGTGAGGTACCCGGCACGAGTGCAGCAAACTGaccttgggtcctctgccagagcagtacCCATGCTTACCTCTTGAACCAGCCCTCTACCTTATACTTCAAGACAGACTCTCTCATTGGAGTTTATCAGTTAAGCTAAACTGCCTAACCAGTGAGTTTCAGTGGCCCGTCTCTCCTCTGCTGAGAGTACAGGTTTGTACCACGATGCTCAGCTTTTCATGGGGGTGTTAGGGATCGAATTTAGGTCTTTATGACTTTGAGGTAGGCATCTTATGAACTCACTCTAACCTCCCATAGTCTTTACCACTGTCTTGGTTGGTCActgttccattgctatgaagagacaccatgaccacagcaacccttataaaagaaagcatttaattggagcttgcttGCAGTTTCCGATGCTTAATCCATTGTCATGTTGGcaaacaggcagacatggtgctggagaaggagctcagaCTAGATttataggcagcaggaagagagagagagagaaagagaaagagagactgggcctgCCTTTGGCTTTTGAAACGTCAAAGCCCCCAGTGatacaactactccaacaaggccacacctcttaatccttctcaagtagttcCACTctgatgactaaacattcaaatatatgagactcTGAGGACCCCACTACACAATGATAAATTATATCATTTGTTTGTACAGCTAGAGAACTCGTACAAGTGAGTTTGCAAAATTTAACGCCTCTCAACCCCAATCCATGGAGGAATGAATCATACATAGCACTAGCACGCTACCATGTTCTGTTTCTGAGTGTAGATCACATTTACCTCTCTTAAATTCCTTATGAACCTACTTTCATCCTACTGGATGcgtttgttcttggtttttgtttttttaagacaggattttcctgtgtagccctggctatcctggaatcaCTTACCAGGCTGACttagaattcagagatccacctgcttctgcctcctgagcgctgggactaaaggtttgcgccaccactgcctagctctTCCTCCCGGTGTGGGTTTTTCCTAGGTAGTGTGCTGAGTAGGATAGCTATTTCTAGTTCATAATGGCCTCTTAAACATTTCAGTCCTCTTCTAGGGGGTGATAGCTGGAATCAATGCCAGTCTGAGAGTCAGTCGAAAACCACCCTTTGTTGTGAGCCGCACAGAAGGCTATATAGGAGTCTTGATTGATGACCTCACCACCCTGGGCACCAGCGAGCCGTACCGAATGTTCACTAGCAGGGTAGAGTTCCGTCTGTCACTGCGCCCAGATAATGCTGACACCCGGCTCACGTTCCGAGGTAACTACTGAGTCTGGTGATGCATTTCACTGCTTTGGTACGTCAATGGTTTTTGtagttttgaggcaggatctcttacAGTGTAGTCATCTTCTTGACCACACCTGTCAGGTAGAAGTTGGCTACTACACCAGGCTTGGGAAGtaggtgtgtccatgtgtatccTGGCCAGCCTTGCACTCACTGCGTGCATCTTCCCTACCTTCCTCTAAGCAGAGCGTTACAGGTGTGCGCTGCCACGCCCCGTGCCCTGCTGTTCTTCTAAAatgcctttctccctcctcatttCTTAGCCCATGAGGATGCTGGCTGTGTGTCCCCACAGCGGTATGAAAGAGCTTTGTGGATGAAGTCATCTTTAGAAGAAGGTATTTCTGTGCTGAAATCCATTAAGTTTTCAAGCTCCAAGTGGAAAAAGTTAATTCCACAAGCTCCTATAAGTATTAATAGAAGCCTTCCTGTCAGGTATGATTGTCAATGTGGACTTTTCTTAGTCTTTGCAGAAAAATGAGCTATCATAGAGACATCGTATATAGGCCCCTACTTAgacattttaaatgaatacagCGCTTAGCTtttcatctcacacacacacacacacacacacacacacacacacacacacacacacacacacacacacgagagccATGTTAGACATGAATGTTGGCAGTTAGGACGTGGGGACAGGATCAGAAGTGCTATAGCTATATAACAAAGTGAGGTCTAAACTGAGCtctgtaagaccctgtcttgaaaaataaatttaagagaaaataaaatgtatatggcAGAGCACATAGCTTGGTGTAGAATGCATGCTGAGCGCGAGTGAGGCTTGGAAGGCTCTGCCTCCAAGTGCGGGGGAGTAGCATGTACCACCATAGCTagcaaa
Protein-coding sequences here:
- the Mto1 gene encoding LOW QUALITY PROTEIN: protein MTO1 homolog, mitochondrial (The sequence of the model RefSeq protein was modified relative to this genomic sequence to represent the inferred CDS: inserted 1 base in 1 codon), which codes for MFLLRDCGRWAAASLGRRLPLRRLRSDSAAPCSPHFDVVVIGGGHAGTEAAAAAARCGSRTLLLTHRVDTIGQMSCNPSFGGIGKGHLMREVDALDGLCSRXCDQSGIHYKVLNRRKGPAVWGLRAQIDRKLYKQNMQKEILSTPLLTVQEGAVEDLVLAEPEPGYGGKSRVRGVVLADGSTIHAESVILTTGTFLRGTVIIGLEVHPAGRLGDQPSIGLAQTLEKLGFMVGRLKTGTPPRLAKESINFSILHEHTADNPPIPFSFLSDSVWIKPEDQLPCYLTHTNPRVDELVLENLHLNSHVKETTRGPRYCPSIESKVLRFPNRLHQVWLEPEGMDSDLIYPQGLSVTLPAELQEKMITCIRGLEKAKMVHPGYGVQYDYLDPRQISPSLETHLVQRLFFAGQINGTTGYEEAAAQGVIAGINASLRVSRKPPFVVSRTEGYIGVLIDDLTTLGTSEPYRMFTSRVEFRLSLRPDNADTRLTFRAHEDAGCVSPQRYERALWMKSSLEEGISVLKSIKFSSSKWKKLIPQAPISINRSLPVSALDVLKYEEVDLESLASVVPEPLKKYTACRELARRLKIEATYESVLLYQLQEIKEVQQDEALQLPQDLDYLTIKDVSLSQEVREKLHLSRPQTIGAASRIPGVTPAAIINLLRFVRNTQQRQTAVMEHQTNQCL